DNA from Dama dama isolate Ldn47 chromosome 5, ASM3311817v1, whole genome shotgun sequence:
CAGGCCCCAAGAAAAGGGCTTGAACAGAGACCTGAAAAGGCAGAAGTGTTTCAAAGAGAACAGCAAACATTCAAGTCCAGAGGCAGGATAACTTCCAAGTTTAATAGGTATTTCTCAGATCTGAGTGTCTGAAGGGCTTGTTAAAATATACCCCTTGTTCCCACCCCCAAATTCTGCTTCAGTAGACTAGGAAACAGAATATCCAATTCTGTGAAGCTGCCAGGTGGATGCTGCCAACCACCACACAGTAGCATAGTTACAGGAACAGCAAAGAGGCCAGCAGACTAGAACAAGGAGAGTGAAACCACCAAGTAGCAGCTGCTGAGTGAACTCTGTATGgttgcgccaggtcttagttgtggcacgcgggATCTAgtatccccaaccagggaacgaacctgtgccccctgcactggaagcacagtcttagccactggaccaccagggaagtccctggagatgAGCCTTGTAGGCCACGCTGACGGTAACAAGCAGACAGGATTCTGGATATAATGTGACAGCAGTCAACAATCAGTAATGACATGCTGGCCTAAGCAGTTGAGAAGGACAGACCTGTCACACACACTGTTGGTAGCAGACTACTATGAGTAAGAGGATTCACGAATAAAATAAGCCAGTAGTTTAAACATGTTGGGTTTGAGATATTGATTAGATATCCAAGTTGAAATGCAAAATCGTTAACTGGATATTGAGGTGTGTTTGGAATAAGAGATGAAGGTAAGTCAAAGAGATCAATGGTGTCAAACACTACATTAAGTTCAGAAAACACTGTATTGGTGACCTTGACAGCAGCTGATCCAGTCCTAGGGGCAAAAATAAGATTGTAGTAGAGTGGGAAAGCCCTTGCTCTTAGGAGATGCACTCTGTCATTGATGTTTGTAATCCACTGGAGGGgtaggaagaagggaaagaaaatggtAGCTGTGAATTCTAGGTGAAAGATAAAGCAACAGATGTATTAGTCTTTCGACTTTTGTGTAGTCTCAAGATTAGATTTATGGTGCCAACTCAAGATCTTAAAAAACCGACACCTCAGTATTTGAACAGGCACCAAGTGCATTTATTACCTTTCAAGAGAAAGCAGTATTGGAGAATCCACATTGAAGTCAAGGACAGGAGAATTAGACTGTATCAATGAATCTAGTCTCTGAGCTCTAGATCTGCAAATGGCTTAAGACCTACTTTCCTTACAGCTTACTCAATTCTGTTTAATACACAGGGTATGGCCTCCATAGCATCTAAACACTACCCTATTTCCTAGATTTTAAGATCTATTCATTGTTAGATTGATCAATCAGCTTACCAATACTTTTTAAGGAAAAGGTAcattacatatacatacatacaggaTAACTGTTaaagacaccttgatttcagaaaaaaatagtaCTGGCTTTAAGACTGATTTCCAGAACACCTAAAATCTATTTCTGTAAACAAGCAGTCACATTTGTCAGCGATTGCTGTAATTTCTTTCCCCCATCTCAAGTGTTCTCAAAAACACCCACCTTGCTGGGGTGAATGCCCACATGGACAGTTGTTCCGTTAGCCTTCTCCCGCTGCACTCGTTCAATGTAGATGACGTATTTCTTCCTGTACACCTGGACTACTTTGCCAATTTGCTGCCCTTTGTAGTGCCCTCGTACAACCTAAATGCAAATTCAGAAGTAACATATATGCGGATAAAGGAACATTAAACTTGTAAGCCAGTAAATCTATGAATCAGGTAAACCTCATTCTATCATATACAGGACCTTCCAATTTTGAAAGACCTAATGGTCAATGGAAATATGCCAGTAATTCCCTCTCTGGCTTCAACTAACCTGCAAGTAAACTATGCCCCATATAAACTACAGTGATGGACAGTACATCTCTACAACTGATGGGCCACCAGCAGTGGTGGGCTTGTTTCAGGGTTAAAAATGAGCAACAAGCCCACCTTGTTTTTTGGTACCAGTTGACAAGGAAACTGTCACTTCAAAGGGAAAAGGCCACAAGTATTTAAATTCACAACCTACTAAAGGGTCCAACTAAATGCCAGAGCATGAGCAGCAGCTAATACTTCAGGAACAGGCCAATTCTCTCCCAAAGGTTAACCAGCATCATATTCTCTCCCCGATGATCCTCAGCCAGCCACAGTGTTTCTGAATAGATGCTTCTTCCCAATCACAGACTTTCTCAGATTAAAATATCTTGGAAGCAGAAGATGGCCTCTCAGATCTACCAGCAATTTTAGCACCAGCTCAGGAGCGAAAAATGGCTGTTTACCTCATGAAATGTTGGTAACATGGAAGCTGCTTAACAGATGGCTTTAAATCTTTTATTAATCACTAGCTGCAGGTTACAGCTAGAATTTATGGAAGCTCTCActtaacccgtgtctcctgcattgggagtgcagtcttaacACCCAGACTGCTAGTTCCCTGGAACTTGTGTATCTGAATTTTGATTTAGAGACAGACTTGTTTACTGGTTCTCAAATGCCTCTCTAATGACCAAACATACCCAGAAAAAGATAATCCCAAGCCAATGTTCTGGTTCCaaaccatttttcttttgttttatcacGACTGCATCTGATGCTTGGGACAACAGATTTTCACCAAAGAGTAACGGTGAAAAAAGCAGTTTATGTTTCAACCCATAGTCTGTTAATAAAGTGCAGGATGTTCGACAAGATGACCTGAACACCGGCACATACCTGAACTTCATCATCCTTTCGGATGGGCATGGATCGAACGTTGTACTTCTGTCTTAGCTCTTTAGAAAGAGGAGAAGACATAATTTTCCTGCGAATGTGGGAAGGCGCATTGAAATGCCTCTTTCGATTCTTGCTTCGGTCAGAAGTCACAAAGGGATTGAACTTCATTTTGgctaaataaaaagttaaaagaggtGTAAACCCTTAAAGAACCAAAATCTCAGTTTACAAACAAGTATCTGCAACAATTTCATCTTGAAAGTTTACAATGCTCACAAAAACCTGTCACATTAACTTCAAAACCTGCTTGAGCTGAATTGCTTTActgggatttttatttatttatttttattcaaatagccatagttattcattttatctttttttctgattgcactattttattttttccatttatttttattagttggaggctaattacaatattgtagtgggttttgccatacattaacatgaatcagccattgatttacatgtgttccccatcccgatcccccctcccgcctccctctccatcccatccctctgggtcttcccagtgcaccagccctgagcacttgtctcatgcatccaacctgggctggtgatctgtttcacccttgatagtatacttgtttcaatgctgttctttctgaacatcccaccctcgccttctccctgggatttttaaaattaattacagaATAGAAGAACTTCCCATAGCCCACAGACCTATTGGAATTAACCTTTTTGTTTACACTCTCAAACTCcatgtattagtcgctcagtcgtgtccgactctttgtgaccccacggactgtagcctgccaggctccgctgttcatggaattcttctaggcaagaacactagagtgccTAACCAGCCATTCCCTTCAAATCTTCCCGATGCTGGGgtcgaacccggtctcctgcattgcaggcggattctttaccgtcttagccaccagggaaacccaaactcCGTAATTACCGCGTAAGGAAGCTAAGACAGTGCTTATATCTCTGTTAACTAGGGTAAAGGAGACTTGACAACTCAATTCAAACGTATTACCACGTTTCAGAAAAACCAATCAACGTTAATCTACGGAACGGAGCCTGCAGATTAAGTTTCCTCCCAAATGAATGAAATCAGGCCCTATATCCCGAACCTGGAAAACGCACAGAACTCGGGTCCAAAAAGTCTTCCAACGGGCGTGCGAGGCCTGAAAGTTTTACCAAGAAACTACCCAAGACCATTCTTTAGGAAACTATTCTGCCCAGACTAGACACCATCGCCACAGGCTCTCTCCCCTTCAGCTCCCGTTTCCAAGTCTGAAAacccttctttcctcctccttcctccagcccGGCAGCCCTTGAGCTTAGGAGAAAAGCCAAGACCATCCTGGCCCGCCTCCCTGGCTGCTACTCGGCCTCCGGAACAGTACTGGGGCACTCCGGGTTGAAAGCCACCGTGCCCGTGAACAGATGGTTGCGGATTATACGCGTCGTCCCGGGAAACACTTACCCGCCGGCGCTTCAGCGATGGCCACAGAAGGGAAGAGATCTGCAGGCTGCTTCCGGTTCTGTAAGTTTCCGCAAAATCTCGCGAGATCGATGTTTCTTGAGCAAGAGAGGCGCGGAGTTTGAACGCAGAGAGGAAATTGGGAAAACATCGATGACTAGCGCCGTCTCGTGGCTCGGAGGGGAACAGCGAGGGACTGCAAAACTTTTCTCCAGGTCCTGGAGCCTCCGGTGGGAGTCCTGGATTCTGCAGCTGTGTCCTCTGGGAACGATAGTTCCCGGGCGAGTGGTGGGAGCTGTTCGGGGTCTTACTGTCGTGGAGGGTGTTGAGGAAGTGAGCGGCCCCAGGGACCTGTGTCCCTTCACTCTCGAATACCAGGCGGGAGTGTCCTATATTTGACCGCCAGGTGGCGCTGGGACTCCAGCTAGCTGGTCACCTCGGTTACCTGGACATCCCAGGCAAAGGCCGTGGGCCTGTCGAGTATTCGTGTCGCGTAACCAGCTCCAGCCCGGCGCAGGCTGCCGCTTGAACACAGCCGAGTGTGCGGACTCTGTCGCGGGGCCGCCAGAGATTCGGCTCCCGCCAGCGAGGGGCCTTCGAGGACTTGGGCCGCAAGTCTGTCCCCACAACCCCGGGAAAATAGCACTGAACCCGGGTTTCTAACGCGCTCTCAGGTGATGCCGGGAGTGCTGGTCCGAGACCACACCTTGAAGGAGCGCGGCGTGAGGAAGCCTCTCCACGCTGATAGCTGTGCCCTTTTCCTCATTTTACCGCTTGCATTCTTTCAGTTTAGGATCTGATGGAAGCAGGCCTAAGGGGTGCGCTCCTCTGCAAAAGGAGTGCAGTGCAGGGTGAACTCCCGCCGCGCGTCCGGCCGCGCACCTGGTAAGGGACCGGTTTCTGTTGAGTGAATAATACAGGTGTCACAGGAGGGAAGACACACGTTTCACGAtgcttaagactctgagcttgcaGAGTCCTGGGGGCACTCACTGCATTTTTAACTCCTTTACTCTACCAGAGTCTTGTAATCCTGGTATTGTTGTTCCATATCACAGATGGGGACGCTGAGCCACGGAGAAGTGAGAGGAGCTCGTGCAAGGTTATAGAGAACCCATAGGTTATAGACAAACCCCTGCAGGCTGGCTTCCGCTCCTTCTGGTAATTCCCTAAGCGGGCCTGAAATGTAAGAACCCGTTGGGTCACGTCAGAGTGAGAAATCATATCCTTGAGAGCCACAGGGGAGTCAGTCAagattgtgggttttttttttttttttggctacacctgtggcatgtgggatcttagttctctgaccagggatagaaccttcactcgctgcagtggaagctctgagtcttaacccctggaccaccagagaagtcgcAAGAACGTGTgctttcatgatttaaaaatagttttgttcttaaatatGCTGTGACGATACAGTCCAGGATTTTATTTGTAATTCAAAAATTTAGGGAGAGCAGAATTCCTCTGCTGcaattcttttcaacaaatgttcatGGAACATCTTTTATGGGGCCAGCCTAGAGTTGCACACTGGAGTTGCAAAATGAAATTAGTCAAAGCTTCTGCCTGCAGGAAGCTCACTGTctaagaggagagagaaacaagGAAATCAACCACCACAGAAACCCAGAAAAGCGCTCACTGAGCCCAGCTGCCCTTAGGTGTTTCTGTGCTTGGAGAACAGAAGAGGACTCCGCGGTCAGGGAAGACCTGGGGTGAAGTCACCCTTGACTGACTTTTGAAGAATGTTAAAATTAGCTCCtcctgttgatgtatggcagaaaccaacacaacattgtaaagcaattgccctccaattaaaaatagataaatttttaaaaaaaattagctccTAGAGGCAGTGGGAATAGCTTGAGGGAAGGCAGGGAGGTGTGAAGTCCATGACACAGTGTCTCCAGGAGCCAGGTCCTTGTGGCTGGCATGAGAGGCATTCAGACAGGAGCCCATGGGGTTCTGGGGTTGAGCTGAGTTTGAGTTGCATGTGGATAGTCATGGGAGCCTCTGAAGGCACCTGCTTTCCTACTTGCCTTCCTTTCTGGTCTCTACTGTCTTAcctgcttctctttcttcttatctCTTCTTCAGGTCTCATCATCATCTTCCTCTCTTCCCACCAAGGTCTTCTCTGCTTCTTCAGCTTCCCCATCATTCTTCGCCGTCACCCAACCCTTTCAGGCCTCTTTACCTCCTTCTTTCCATGCAACACAGTCCTCGTAATTAAACCTAAGCCCACCACATGGAAGCATAATCACTTTATGAAGATGGATGGAAATTGTACCCACAGAGGGAGATGACTGGTAGTCTAGTTATAGTCTGTTTATCTTCACAAGTGTCTGTTGGGTGTCATGGCTCCACCCCACTTGATCCTCTGGGCCACCTCGCCTGGCTGCCCTCTCTCTCCACATTGTTCTTACATgagtccttttgttgttgttgttgagccttaaccactggactgtcaaggAAGTCCCCACAtgagtctcttttctttttttaagagcgatttatttatttatggctatgctgggtcttcattgttgcatatgggctttttctagttgtggcaagtgggggctactcttccttgcagtgcacaggcttctcactatggtagcttctcttgttgagaagcacaggctctaggcacatggttTTCACTAATTATAGCTctagggctcagtagttatggcacatggtcttagttgctctgctgcatgtgggatcttcctggagcagggatcgaacctttgtcccctgcattggcaagcaggttcttgacCATTGTGTCACCAGGAAGTCCCCCACGAGTCCTTTTAAACTGgctcctaaaaaaaaaacaaaaaacaaacaaaaacaaaacaaaacaaaaaaaaacaaaaaacccccaaaaaactGGCTCCTTAGGGTCATCCTGAGAGTGGTCTTTGAGTAGCCctagatggttgtatggcatcaaccaactcagtggacatgggtttgggtgaactccgggagttggtgatggacagggaggcctggtgtgctgcagtttgtggggtcacaaagagtcgcacatgactgagcgactgaactgaactgaactgaagacactaAAGGGTATTATGGGTATTTTTTGGGTATTATCCAGGTTTCATGCCTGCATCCCTGGACTAAACTCTTTTTCTGGACACCAGGCCATCATGTTTGTTTGTTCACTGGTtcacttgtttatccattcacttatgcATGCTTCAAATATTTATCCAGTTTTGACTCTTTGCTAACTGCTGTGCCAGACACTTGTATGATCTTACCAAGATCAGTGAGATTTAGCCTCTCCTCAAGGATCAGGCCATCTAGAAGAAGGAGACAGACTTGTAATGAAGTGTCTAGGGAGGATGATGCACTGCGGGGGAGGGCATGGGGCGGGgtacagtggagaaacagagaatTCATTACATGTcatgtgatgtggccaaaaaaaaaaaaaaagtgggacccAGAGAAATGCATAGGAACTTAGGAACGCTGACAatattaaactttttactttcctTCCTGGGGTGCCTGTTAAGCCTAAGATGTCACACCTGGGACCAGACAAACCAGCCCCTCAGAGCCAGTAGCTGACACTCTGGAACCACAGAACAAGCAGTCTGGCAGCTCTCAAACCTTGGAGCCTGCTCCTCACTCACCAGGCAACAGGTGTGTACACTGAAGATATCTTTAGCTTCTaatataatttttcaatttaATGTTTGAATAATCCATACATTTACTTGGCTCAGATATCCAAAAATGCCAAAGGTGAAGAGAGAAGTTCCTTTCCTATTCCATCATTTTCTCATCCCCTTCCACAACTGATcactttttctagtttttttcaaATCTTCCCAGTTGCTTTATgcacaaataaacaaattggaaagtaaattctttttttattctttcagctgtgccccatggcatgtgggatctaagttccctgaccaggaatggaacctgggcaccctgcattgggaggaggGAGTCCTAAtaactggacagccagggaagtgtCCTGGAAAGTAAATTCTTATTCCCCCACTTTCGACACAAATTGTATAATCAGACATCCAGCTTCTACACCTTGCCTTTGCTCATTGGCCATTGGGTCTTGCTGACTTGCTGGGTTGGTTTGCAGGTCCTTCcttgttcttttcacagctgagtGATATTCTCTGCATCACTTGTAGGGTTTTCCCAATTCTTGGTTTTTAGGAATAATAGTGAACTTGTATAACATATGTTGATGCCCCAACATGCAAGCATATCTGTCAGATACATTTCTAGAATTTCTGGGTCCAAGTGGACATTTTGATAATGTCaaatttcccttcctttttttttttgaatatttatttggcttcactgaaTCTTAGTAGCAGCGTGAAGGATCTTTAATCtttgttgaggcatgtgggaactatttctctgaccagggattgaacccatgccccctccattgggagtcttaaccactgaaccaccagggaagtttccttCCTAGGGGTTTTATCAATATATCTTCCCACTGACtccacctgggcttcccaagtggcacagtggtaaagaatctgcctgccgatgtgggagacacaggtttgatccctgggtggggaagatcccctgaagtaggaaatgacaacccactccagtattcttgcctggaaaattccatggacagaggagcctggtgggctaccaggatcgcaaagagtcagacatgactgagcacgcacacacacaagcatactAGCCTCACCTCTGTCCCTCAGCTTTGGCAACAGAGTGGGTTTTGAAACTTTTAGGG
Protein-coding regions in this window:
- the RPL26 gene encoding large ribosomal subunit protein uL24, coding for MFSQFPLCVQTPRLSCSRNIDLARFCGNLQNRKQPADLFPSVAIAEAPAAKMKFNPFVTSDRSKNRKRHFNAPSHIRRKIMSSPLSKELRQKYNVRSMPIRKDDEVQVVRGHYKGQQIGKVVQVYRKKYVIYIERVQREKANGTTVHVGIHPSKVVITRLKLDKDRKKILERKAKSRQVGKEKGKYKEETIEKMQE